Proteins found in one Fulvitalea axinellae genomic segment:
- a CDS encoding fasciclin domain-containing protein, which produces MTTKRLCYLFLIGCFFFAACNESEHYDIPEGEYGTVVQVMEARGNFTHFLSGMDKLDEYDGFTENEGIRYRLASSSYTLFPPNDEAFELYFKERGIGGLAELQEEELRGIIEGHITRNALTWDKLLKVHMSNWSDEDEKGPHSAGLWGFKRPTVYSAPTVVETSLKDGRNYRVWQSYKFLPVMTEHFYCGLSTPEDYPFLYQDGSNYSSQNIHRARIVNPDIPASNGILHELDRVVPPLKNIDLLMADMPDKFSLFRSLCDRFAEYGFSLAGTERQPLNNLGYRDSVYVKYYPKLEGSCNQANTSIAQDLVSNRTGTNLHQGENTALSTYIPTNDVLQTYLDQTFLNGRYESMDDVPLEALAYLVGNHMAFLEVTWARPSDLSNGLTGLNEPMSLDKDRDVVMATFANNGVFYGINKVLEPNIYKSVASSIIFDPEYGLLLKMFVENAQVKQLLSNSDSELTFFPVSDQGLNFEYGLEYDELREVLTKLDGNGQVELASTSFINDLINSHLVDGEALADVQGRRFLETVKGEFVCVENGTVYGGGNFEQNTSIEVLESDAEGNNGVAHKLSAPILPATLTANDYVKGKPKSSVPEDGLVAYNAFRDLFNKAEISVPSGEITLLVPTNDAINEALLAGKIPGLATDGSVEDEAKFKNFLYLHIITEERIYSDGQKSGKFVTKAKDSKGNFVPLDITNAQRDIRIVGVGGESVEVKMIPGSSSDIIAKSAAIHLIDDVLLPEN; this is translated from the coding sequence ATGACAACAAAACGACTGTGTTATTTATTTCTCATCGGCTGTTTTTTCTTTGCTGCCTGTAATGAGAGCGAGCATTATGATATACCGGAAGGGGAGTACGGTACTGTGGTCCAGGTAATGGAGGCCCGGGGGAACTTTACGCATTTCCTCAGCGGGATGGACAAACTGGACGAGTATGACGGCTTTACCGAAAACGAAGGTATACGCTATCGGTTGGCGAGTAGTTCGTACACGCTTTTTCCGCCGAACGACGAGGCTTTTGAGCTGTATTTCAAGGAAAGGGGAATCGGCGGATTGGCCGAACTTCAGGAAGAGGAGCTTCGCGGAATAATCGAAGGGCACATTACGCGCAATGCCCTGACTTGGGACAAGTTGCTGAAAGTGCATATGAGCAATTGGTCTGACGAAGACGAAAAAGGTCCGCACAGTGCGGGGCTTTGGGGCTTTAAGCGTCCTACTGTTTACAGCGCTCCTACGGTTGTGGAAACTTCGCTTAAGGACGGACGGAACTATAGGGTTTGGCAGTCCTATAAGTTTTTGCCCGTAATGACGGAACACTTTTACTGTGGCTTAAGTACGCCGGAGGATTACCCTTTCCTTTACCAAGACGGCAGTAATTATTCGAGCCAGAATATTCACCGGGCAAGGATCGTGAATCCGGATATTCCGGCCAGTAACGGTATTTTGCATGAACTGGACAGGGTGGTGCCGCCGTTGAAAAACATCGATTTGTTGATGGCGGATATGCCTGACAAATTCAGCCTGTTCCGTAGTTTGTGTGATCGTTTTGCGGAATACGGATTTTCTCTGGCCGGCACCGAAAGACAACCGCTCAATAATCTCGGTTATCGCGATTCGGTGTATGTCAAGTATTATCCAAAACTGGAAGGAAGCTGTAATCAGGCGAATACGAGTATCGCTCAGGACCTGGTGTCAAACCGTACGGGGACGAATTTGCATCAGGGAGAGAATACGGCATTGTCGACTTATATTCCTACAAACGATGTCTTACAAACTTATTTGGACCAGACGTTCCTGAACGGCCGTTACGAGTCAATGGACGATGTGCCTTTGGAAGCTTTGGCGTATCTGGTGGGAAACCATATGGCTTTTCTAGAGGTAACTTGGGCCCGTCCGAGCGATTTGTCGAATGGCCTTACCGGATTGAACGAACCTATGTCTTTGGACAAGGACCGGGACGTGGTGATGGCGACTTTCGCCAACAACGGGGTGTTTTACGGAATCAATAAAGTGTTGGAACCCAATATTTACAAATCGGTGGCTTCGTCCATTATTTTCGATCCGGAATACGGCCTTTTGCTGAAAATGTTTGTCGAAAACGCCCAAGTGAAGCAGTTGCTTTCCAACAGCGATTCCGAGCTGACGTTTTTCCCTGTTTCTGACCAAGGTCTGAATTTCGAATACGGATTGGAATATGACGAACTGCGTGAAGTGCTGACAAAGCTAGACGGTAACGGGCAAGTGGAGCTGGCTTCCACGTCGTTTATCAACGATCTTATTAATTCGCACCTGGTTGACGGCGAAGCGCTTGCGGACGTACAGGGCAGACGTTTCCTCGAAACTGTCAAAGGCGAGTTTGTTTGCGTGGAAAACGGGACTGTGTACGGAGGCGGAAACTTCGAGCAAAACACTTCGATCGAGGTTTTGGAATCTGATGCCGAAGGTAATAATGGCGTGGCGCATAAGCTTAGCGCACCGATATTACCGGCTACGTTGACAGCAAACGATTATGTGAAAGGCAAGCCGAAATCTAGCGTTCCGGAAGATGGCCTTGTGGCGTATAACGCCTTTAGGGATTTGTTTAACAAGGCTGAGATTAGTGTTCCTTCCGGAGAAATTACGTTGCTGGTACCGACTAACGACGCTATTAACGAGGCGCTTTTAGCTGGAAAGATACCCGGCTTGGCCACGGACGGAAGCGTTGAGGACGAAGCCAAGTTTAAGAACTTTCTCTACCTGCATATCATTACGGAGGAGCGAATTTATTCCGACGGTCAGAAAAGCGGAAAATTCGTGACCAAAGCCAAAGACAGCAAAGGGAATTTTGTGCCTTTGGATATTACCAACGCCCAGCGCGACATAAGGATAGTGGGAGTGGGAGGCGAAAGCGTTGAGGTGAAAATGATCCCGGGATCGAGTAGCGACATTATTGCGAAGTCGGCGGCGATCCACCTAATCGATGATGTATTGTTACCCGAAAACTAA
- a CDS encoding DNA polymerase III subunit gamma/tau encodes MEKFIVSARKYRPTTFESVVGQGHITTTLKNAIKSNHLAQAFLFCGPRGVGKTTNARILAKTINCTNLTEDTEACDQCESCKAFNNNASFNIHELDAASNNSVDDIRNLVEQVRYAPQSGKYKVYIIDEVHMLSNQAFNAFLKTLEEPPSYAIFILATTEKHKIIPTILSRCQIFDFNRIGVKDIATHLANIALKESIETEAEALHLIAQKADGALRDALSIFDLIVTFAGNKVGYKDVIDNLHILDYDYYFRATDMLLKEDMPNSLLLFDEILRKGFDGHHFIVGLAEHFRNLMVCKDSATVSLLDVADGVRMKYAEQANQANLSFLLTALNLASECDRNFKASKNQRLHVELALMKLASIPAALNLAQHQETEKKKKPLAPRPQASGANPSAQVPTPKSTPAQPAQTQNQAPATPVAPPSVPKPPAPQASPARSQPVQQGGGSMRSTTRLPSLNELRQQAQPTQQPERPATQGATTPETEVADNPNSTSFTPENFDRAWEGFRNEMVKQENMIGLGVMKQPYKLGENGVVKITLSNSLQENFLENFRSELIGFLRKRLGGAQIRIETEVSKEQASSRPYTPRERFNHMAKKQPALAELQKRLGLETEF; translated from the coding sequence ATGGAAAAATTTATCGTATCGGCTAGAAAATACCGCCCGACGACTTTCGAGAGCGTCGTCGGACAAGGGCATATTACAACCACGCTCAAGAATGCCATCAAGAGCAATCACTTGGCGCAAGCGTTCCTGTTTTGTGGACCAAGAGGCGTGGGCAAAACCACCAACGCCCGTATTCTGGCCAAAACGATCAACTGCACCAATCTGACGGAGGACACTGAAGCCTGCGACCAATGCGAATCGTGCAAGGCCTTTAACAACAACGCCTCGTTCAACATTCACGAACTGGATGCTGCCTCCAACAACTCCGTGGACGATATCCGGAATCTGGTGGAACAGGTCCGCTACGCTCCGCAGTCGGGCAAATACAAGGTATATATCATCGATGAGGTTCACATGCTCTCGAACCAGGCCTTCAACGCCTTCCTCAAAACACTTGAGGAGCCTCCTTCGTACGCCATTTTCATCTTGGCCACTACGGAAAAGCACAAGATCATCCCGACGATCCTTTCCCGTTGCCAAATCTTCGATTTCAACAGGATCGGCGTAAAAGATATCGCCACTCATTTGGCCAATATCGCCCTGAAAGAAAGCATCGAGACCGAGGCCGAAGCCCTGCACCTGATCGCCCAAAAGGCGGACGGCGCCCTGCGCGACGCCCTTTCGATTTTCGACCTGATCGTAACCTTCGCCGGCAACAAAGTCGGTTATAAGGACGTGATCGACAATCTCCATATCCTAGATTACGACTACTACTTCAGGGCCACCGACATGCTTCTGAAAGAAGATATGCCAAACTCCCTGTTGCTGTTTGACGAAATTCTGAGAAAAGGCTTCGACGGCCACCATTTCATAGTTGGCCTGGCCGAGCACTTCCGAAACCTGATGGTTTGCAAAGACAGCGCTACAGTAAGCCTCCTTGACGTAGCCGACGGTGTCCGGATGAAATACGCCGAACAAGCCAATCAAGCCAATCTTTCATTCTTGCTGACAGCTCTTAACTTGGCGTCCGAATGCGACAGGAACTTCAAGGCGAGCAAAAACCAGCGCCTGCACGTGGAATTGGCACTTATGAAGTTGGCCAGCATTCCGGCGGCACTAAATCTTGCCCAGCATCAGGAAACAGAGAAAAAAAAAAAGCCGTTAGCGCCTAGGCCACAAGCCTCAGGCGCGAATCCATCGGCACAAGTTCCTACACCCAAAAGTACACCGGCACAACCGGCGCAAACACAGAACCAAGCGCCGGCAACTCCCGTTGCGCCACCTTCGGTACCGAAACCGCCTGCGCCACAAGCCAGTCCGGCCAGAAGCCAGCCCGTTCAGCAAGGCGGAGGATCGATGCGCAGCACTACCCGGCTCCCGAGCCTGAACGAATTGCGCCAGCAGGCCCAGCCTACGCAACAACCGGAACGTCCGGCTACTCAGGGTGCAACCACCCCAGAAACGGAAGTCGCCGACAATCCGAACAGCACCAGCTTTACACCCGAAAACTTTGACAGGGCTTGGGAAGGCTTCCGCAACGAAATGGTCAAGCAGGAAAACATGATCGGCTTGGGTGTGATGAAACAGCCATACAAACTCGGCGAAAACGGCGTAGTAAAAATCACCCTCTCGAACAGCCTTCAGGAAAACTTCCTCGAAAATTTCCGTTCGGAACTGATCGGTTTCCTCAGAAAAAGACTTGGCGGAGCCCAAATCCGAATAGAGACCGAAGTATCGAAAGAGCAAGCTTCCAGCAGACCGTATACGCCACGGGAGCGCTTTAACCATATGGCCAAGAAACAACCGGCATTGGCCGAACTCCAAAAACGACTGGGACTGGAAACCGAATTCTAA
- a CDS encoding HAD family hydrolase: MKNKCVFLDRDGVLNVERGEYTYKTDDFIIPEGVKEALENLKKAGYLLIVITNQAGIAKGIYTKNDVLACHSKLQNETSELIDDIFYCPHHPIKTESLARKPESLMFERAIAKYDIDASQSWMVGDSERDLVPCKKLGIKTIRVYREEGTETIGDHLVPSLFEASKIILK, from the coding sequence ATGAAAAACAAATGCGTGTTTCTGGACCGCGACGGCGTACTGAACGTCGAGCGTGGCGAATACACTTATAAAACCGACGATTTCATTATACCCGAAGGCGTAAAAGAAGCGCTGGAAAACTTGAAGAAAGCCGGTTACCTACTAATCGTCATCACCAACCAAGCAGGCATAGCCAAAGGGATTTACACCAAAAACGATGTCTTGGCCTGCCATTCCAAGTTACAGAACGAAACTAGCGAGCTAATCGACGACATCTTTTATTGCCCGCACCATCCTATCAAAACCGAGTCTTTGGCCAGAAAGCCCGAGAGCCTGATGTTCGAAAGGGCCATTGCCAAATACGATATCGACGCTAGCCAATCGTGGATGGTCGGGGACAGCGAGCGCGATTTGGTCCCTTGCAAAAAACTCGGGATAAAAACCATTCGGGTTTACAGAGAGGAAGGCACCGAGACTATCGGCGACCACTTGGTTCCAAGTCTTTTTGAAGCCTCCAAGATCATCCTGAAATAG
- a CDS encoding DUF420 domain-containing protein, whose amino-acid sequence MNTTTTTIQTDKKSMAIITLLSVAVPLAVAFLIFNPTKIKASGSWVYMLPHLHGVVNAMTAFVLVWAVSAIKEGYVITHKNLMTVAFVLGGLFLVSYVIYHGSVESTKYGDIDGDGIVTATEIAKAGIWRTIYFVILGSHIILSAIVLPLVLTAYYFGWTNRPNKHRKIVRFAYPIWFYVSVSGVIVYWLIKPYYQF is encoded by the coding sequence ATGAATACTACAACTACTACAATTCAGACAGACAAGAAGTCAATGGCCATAATCACCCTGCTTTCGGTGGCGGTGCCTTTGGCGGTTGCTTTCCTTATTTTCAACCCTACAAAAATCAAGGCCTCGGGCAGTTGGGTGTACATGTTGCCCCATTTGCACGGAGTGGTGAACGCCATGACCGCTTTTGTGCTGGTTTGGGCCGTGAGCGCCATAAAGGAAGGGTACGTGATCACTCACAAAAACCTAATGACGGTGGCTTTCGTTTTGGGAGGGCTGTTTCTGGTCTCTTACGTGATTTACCATGGTTCGGTGGAATCCACCAAGTACGGCGACATTGACGGCGACGGTATCGTGACGGCGACGGAAATCGCCAAGGCGGGAATATGGAGAACGATTTACTTCGTGATTCTCGGCTCACACATTATTCTGTCGGCTATTGTTTTGCCGTTGGTGCTTACCGCTTATTATTTCGGATGGACAAACCGTCCCAACAAACACCGCAAGATCGTTCGGTTCGCTTACCCGATCTGGTTTTACGTTTCGGTAAGTGGTGTTATCGTTTATTGGCTTATCAAGCCTTATTACCAATTCTGA
- a CDS encoding cytochrome C oxidase subunit IV family protein, with product MESHETTPAVEVKPANPAKIRKIWTIAGIIGAITAIEFVFAYSMPKGVLLYTIFICLTFIKAGYIVMEFMHLKDEHKSLFWSIVLPCVFLVWLVIALLNEGGAILEVLSK from the coding sequence ATGGAAAGCCATGAGACTACTCCGGCCGTGGAAGTGAAACCGGCCAACCCGGCGAAGATCCGCAAGATCTGGACTATCGCGGGAATCATCGGTGCGATTACGGCCATCGAGTTCGTATTCGCTTACAGCATGCCCAAAGGCGTGTTGCTTTATACGATTTTCATTTGCCTTACGTTTATCAAGGCCGGTTATATCGTAATGGAATTTATGCACCTTAAGGACGAGCACAAAAGCCTTTTCTGGTCTATCGTGTTACCGTGCGTCTTTTTGGTTTGGCTTGTAATAGCTTTGCTCAATGAGGGCGGAGCCATATTGGAAGTCTTGAGCAAATAA
- a CDS encoding cytochrome c oxidase subunit 3, whose product MSANAAAVNEATTSRWGGGNQPMGISYGKIMMWFFLLSDAFTFAGLLITYGMIRYSFPGYPSEELVPDVFTPSAEYWPVPEEVFTAVPFLHGLNLPLVFVAIMSFILILSSVTMVLAVEAGHRNDKKAVEKWMLWTILGGITFLGCQAWEWSHFIHGTDVGMKVKTFANGVWETITVHGANLQANEYGPTVFGDLFFFITGFHGFHVFSGIMLLIIIFYNVVIGTYERRGHYEMVEKVGLYWHFVDLVWVFVFTFFYLI is encoded by the coding sequence ATGTCCGCTAACGCTGCAGCAGTTAACGAGGCGACAACAAGCCGATGGGGCGGGGGCAATCAACCTATGGGCATCAGCTACGGAAAGATCATGATGTGGTTTTTCCTGCTGTCGGATGCTTTTACCTTCGCGGGCTTGCTGATCACTTACGGTATGATCCGTTACAGCTTTCCAGGTTATCCGTCTGAGGAGCTTGTACCCGACGTGTTTACGCCTTCGGCCGAGTATTGGCCTGTTCCTGAAGAGGTTTTTACGGCCGTTCCGTTTTTGCACGGCTTGAATTTGCCGTTGGTCTTTGTGGCCATTATGAGTTTTATCCTGATCCTGAGTTCCGTTACTATGGTATTGGCCGTTGAGGCCGGTCACCGCAACGACAAGAAAGCCGTTGAGAAATGGATGCTCTGGACAATCCTCGGCGGTATCACTTTCTTGGGATGCCAGGCTTGGGAATGGTCGCACTTTATCCACGGTACAGACGTGGGAATGAAAGTCAAAACTTTCGCTAACGGTGTATGGGAAACCATTACTGTTCACGGAGCGAACCTTCAGGCTAACGAATACGGCCCGACCGTTTTCGGTGACTTATTCTTCTTCATCACAGGTTTCCACGGCTTCCACGTTTTCAGTGGAATCATGTTGCTGATTATTATTTTCTACAATGTGGTAATCGGTACATATGAGCGCAGAGGACACTACGAGATGGTGGAGAAAGTTGGCCTTTACTGGCACTTTGTGGATTTGGTGTGGGTATTTGTCTTCACCTTCTTCTATCTGATCTGA
- a CDS encoding cytochrome c oxidase subunit 3 translates to MAQQTMTLGQKPVTSAGVDPHKFSLWLFIVTVVMTFAAFISAYIVKKGEEPDFVVQMPAALYVSTVLLALSSGTMHWALKAAQRDALGQVKLGMGLTALLAGAFLFSQWTGWGQLVESNVYFSGDTPLASFMYVFTGVHAVHVTSAVIFLLVVTVSAFRLKVHSKSMKSMEMCATYWHFLDGLWIFIFIFLLYNN, encoded by the coding sequence ATGGCACAGCAAACAATGACCTTGGGACAGAAGCCGGTGACAAGCGCCGGTGTCGATCCGCATAAATTCTCGCTTTGGCTGTTTATCGTTACCGTGGTGATGACCTTCGCCGCGTTTATCAGCGCATATATAGTCAAGAAAGGCGAGGAGCCGGATTTTGTGGTACAGATGCCCGCGGCGCTTTACGTGAGCACTGTTTTGCTGGCTCTCAGTAGCGGAACTATGCATTGGGCGCTCAAAGCCGCCCAGCGCGACGCCTTGGGACAAGTGAAATTGGGAATGGGCCTCACGGCCCTTTTGGCCGGAGCGTTTTTGTTCAGCCAATGGACTGGTTGGGGACAGTTGGTGGAAAGCAACGTCTACTTTTCCGGCGACACTCCTTTAGCTTCGTTCATGTACGTTTTCACGGGCGTACACGCCGTTCACGTTACCTCGGCGGTGATTTTCCTGCTGGTGGTTACCGTTTCGGCCTTTAGGCTGAAAGTGCATTCCAAGTCGATGAAAAGCATGGAGATGTGTGCTACGTATTGGCACTTCCTTGACGGATTATGGATTTTCATATTCATATTCCTCCTGTACAACAACTAG
- the cyoE gene encoding heme o synthase, translating into MIAAKSQTVTAGVASRVSVKDFLTLLKFRLSLLVAFSSAFGYVVGTKGNFDWLGLLMLSLGGTLVSGASITLNQIQEKDYDKLMKRTSDRPLPTGRVTPKEAYLYALVVGTVGFILLWIFTNPLTTGLSVISLILYAFVYTPLKRVGPVAVLVGAIPGALPPLLGWVAATGYLGIEGLVIFAIQFFWQFPHFWAIAWVADEDYKKAGFKLLPGSGKKDFDTAIKIMIYTLFLIPLGILPAQMGMTGINSAVIATVCGVLFLSQTLSLMKDGSRKSALKIMFGSFFYLPIVQIAYLFDLI; encoded by the coding sequence ATGATCGCAGCTAAATCACAAACCGTAACGGCGGGCGTGGCGTCGCGTGTCAGTGTCAAGGACTTTTTGACATTGCTCAAGTTCCGTCTGTCATTGTTGGTGGCCTTTTCCTCGGCCTTCGGGTACGTGGTGGGGACCAAGGGCAATTTCGACTGGCTGGGGCTTTTGATGCTCTCGCTGGGAGGCACGCTGGTATCCGGCGCGTCCATTACCCTGAACCAGATTCAGGAGAAGGATTACGACAAGTTGATGAAGCGTACAAGCGATCGGCCTTTGCCTACGGGCAGGGTTACGCCAAAAGAGGCTTACCTCTATGCGCTGGTGGTGGGTACGGTAGGTTTTATCCTGCTTTGGATTTTCACTAATCCGCTTACCACTGGGCTTTCGGTGATCTCTTTGATCCTTTATGCGTTTGTATACACTCCATTGAAGCGCGTGGGGCCAGTAGCCGTATTGGTTGGGGCAATCCCGGGCGCTTTGCCTCCCCTTTTGGGCTGGGTGGCCGCCACTGGCTATCTCGGCATCGAAGGGCTGGTGATCTTCGCCATACAGTTTTTCTGGCAGTTTCCGCACTTCTGGGCTATCGCCTGGGTGGCGGACGAGGACTACAAGAAAGCGGGCTTCAAGCTCCTTCCGGGGTCCGGTAAGAAAGACTTTGACACGGCTATCAAGATCATGATTTATACCCTGTTCCTTATTCCTTTGGGAATATTGCCGGCTCAAATGGGCATGACGGGGATAAACTCTGCCGTGATCGCCACGGTTTGCGGCGTGCTTTTCCTCAGCCAGACGCTTTCGCTGATGAAAGACGGCTCGCGCAAATCGGCCCTGAAGATCATGTTCGGCTCGTTCTTTTACTTGCCGATAGTTCAAATCGCTTATTTATTCGACCTTATCTGA
- a CDS encoding cytochrome c oxidase subunit I, producing MATSEAQLELQPDAVSHDDEHAHHDSFISKYIFSTDHKMIAKQFLITGMFWALLGGLLSLVFRIQLGFPEADLTWLKPVLGKWINETGKIDPEFFLAAVTMHGTIMVFFVLTAGLSGTFSNLLIPLQIGARDMASGFMNMLSYWLFFLSGVIMFFSLFIETGPASGGWVVYPPLSALPQAIKGSGLGMTLWLVAMVFFIASSLIGGINYISTVINLRTKGMTFGRMPLTIWSFFLTAIIGLLSFPVLVAAALLLVFDRSFGTSFYLSEIFIGGEALPNVGGSPILYQHLFWFLGHPEVYIVLLPALGITSEIIATNCRKPIFGYKAMILSMLGITVLSFVVWAHHMFVSGMNPFLGKIFMWMTLIIAVPSAVKVFNYLTTLWRGNIIFTPAMLFSIALVSFFITGGITGIFLGNSTLDIQLHDTYFVVAHFHLVMGSASFFGLMAGVYHWFPKMYGRMLDKKLGYIHFWATFIGAYMVFFPLHFIGIAGFPRRYYSFTNFDVFSSFGDLNTFVSIAAILTVGAQLIFLFNFFYSIYRGRKAPKNPWNSNTLEWTTPVEVGHGNWPGAIPEVHRWPYDYSKPGFEADFIPQDVPLTEEEKKQEVEA from the coding sequence ATGGCGACTTCAGAAGCGCAATTGGAACTGCAACCGGACGCGGTCTCGCATGACGACGAGCACGCTCACCACGACAGTTTCATTTCGAAATACATCTTCAGCACCGACCACAAGATGATCGCCAAGCAGTTCCTGATCACGGGAATGTTCTGGGCGTTGCTGGGCGGATTGCTTTCGCTTGTGTTCCGGATCCAGCTCGGATTTCCGGAGGCTGACTTGACGTGGCTTAAGCCCGTATTGGGCAAGTGGATTAACGAGACGGGTAAGATTGACCCCGAGTTTTTCCTGGCCGCCGTTACGATGCACGGTACCATCATGGTGTTCTTCGTGCTTACGGCCGGTCTTAGCGGTACTTTCAGTAACCTGCTGATTCCGTTGCAGATCGGTGCCCGCGACATGGCTTCGGGCTTTATGAACATGCTTTCTTACTGGCTGTTCTTCCTCTCTGGCGTGATTATGTTCTTCTCGCTTTTCATCGAGACTGGTCCCGCTTCGGGCGGATGGGTTGTATACCCGCCGTTGAGTGCGTTGCCGCAGGCGATTAAAGGTTCCGGCCTTGGTATGACGCTGTGGCTCGTGGCTATGGTTTTCTTTATCGCCTCAAGTTTGATCGGCGGTATCAACTATATCTCGACCGTAATCAACTTGCGTACGAAGGGCATGACTTTCGGGCGTATGCCTTTGACTATCTGGTCTTTCTTCCTGACGGCTATTATCGGTTTGCTTTCGTTCCCTGTATTGGTGGCGGCCGCTTTGCTGTTGGTGTTTGACCGTAGCTTCGGTACCTCTTTCTACCTTTCGGAAATCTTTATCGGAGGCGAGGCTTTGCCGAACGTTGGCGGTAGTCCGATCCTTTATCAGCACTTGTTCTGGTTCTTGGGCCACCCTGAGGTATATATCGTTCTGTTGCCCGCTTTGGGTATCACTTCCGAGATTATCGCTACGAACTGTCGTAAGCCTATCTTCGGATACAAAGCGATGATCCTTTCGATGTTGGGTATTACGGTGCTGTCGTTCGTTGTATGGGCGCACCATATGTTCGTGTCGGGTATGAACCCGTTCTTGGGTAAAATATTCATGTGGATGACGCTGATTATCGCCGTTCCTTCGGCGGTGAAGGTGTTCAACTACTTGACTACGCTTTGGAGAGGCAATATCATCTTCACTCCTGCGATGCTTTTCTCTATCGCTTTGGTTTCGTTCTTTATCACGGGCGGTATCACCGGTATTTTCTTGGGCAACTCTACGCTCGATATTCAGCTTCACGACACTTACTTCGTAGTGGCCCACTTCCACTTGGTAATGGGATCCGCTTCGTTCTTCGGGCTTATGGCCGGTGTTTACCACTGGTTCCCGAAAATGTACGGACGTATGCTGGACAAAAAATTGGGATACATCCACTTCTGGGCTACGTTTATCGGAGCTTACATGGTGTTCTTCCCGCTTCACTTCATCGGTATCGCCGGCTTTCCGCGTCGTTACTATTCGTTTACCAACTTCGACGTCTTCAGCTCTTTCGGTGACCTGAACACTTTCGTGTCCATCGCGGCGATCTTGACAGTGGGAGCGCAGTTGATTTTCCTTTTCAACTTCTTCTACAGCATTTACCGCGGACGCAAGGCTCCTAAGAACCCTTGGAACTCGAACACGCTGGAATGGACCACTCCTGTGGAAGTGGGACACGGCAATTGGCCGGGCGCTATTCCGGAAGTTCACCGTTGGCCTTACGACTACAGTAAGCCAGGTTTTGAGGCGGACTTTATCCCTCAGGATGTGCCGTTGACAGAAGAAGAAAAGAAACAAGAAGTAGAGGCTTAA
- a CDS encoding cytochrome c oxidase subunit II has translation MVKLVIATGVLLILVAVFLIFRISTLVGVVRGAGKPYKPVDSSNKMNAVLIPLVIGGMLLAAGYYAVKYFDEYTIPVASEHGELVSQLFWITMGITGVIFLITHILLFGFSYKFRYREGKKAYYFPVNDKLEMIWTIVPAVVLTILVVYGTDAWTKITAASPSEAERVEIMGYQFAWKARYPGKDNKIGKYDYRLIDAVNVFGMDFSDPANLDDFSPRVIHLPKGKPVEFKIRSRDVIHSVFAPHFRLKMDAVPGMPTRFGFVPSKTTAEMREELGDPEFDYEIACTEVCGRGHFSMKILVVVEEPEEYEKWKAEQKSWLSKNPDYVTRVPAELRDKLSGL, from the coding sequence ATGGTGAAGTTAGTGATAGCGACGGGAGTCTTATTGATCCTGGTCGCGGTGTTCCTGATTTTCCGCATCTCCACTTTGGTGGGCGTGGTTCGGGGCGCGGGCAAGCCTTATAAGCCCGTAGATTCGAGCAACAAGATGAACGCGGTGTTGATACCCTTGGTAATAGGGGGTATGCTGTTGGCGGCCGGCTATTACGCGGTCAAATATTTTGACGAGTATACAATTCCTGTGGCTTCCGAGCACGGCGAGTTGGTAAGCCAGCTTTTTTGGATTACTATGGGCATTACGGGTGTCATTTTCCTGATTACCCACATTTTGCTTTTTGGATTTTCCTACAAATTCCGTTACCGTGAGGGCAAGAAAGCCTACTACTTTCCGGTTAACGACAAATTGGAAATGATCTGGACCATCGTTCCGGCCGTAGTCCTCACCATTTTGGTGGTGTATGGTACTGACGCTTGGACGAAAATCACCGCGGCGTCGCCCTCTGAGGCAGAGCGCGTGGAGATTATGGGATACCAGTTCGCTTGGAAAGCCCGCTACCCTGGCAAAGACAACAAGATCGGCAAGTACGATTATCGCTTGATCGACGCCGTGAATGTTTTCGGAATGGATTTCTCCGATCCTGCCAACCTTGACGATTTCTCTCCCCGAGTGATCCACCTGCCAAAAGGCAAGCCCGTGGAATTCAAAATCCGCTCAAGGGACGTAATCCACAGTGTATTCGCACCTCACTTCCGCCTGAAGATGGACGCCGTTCCAGGTATGCCTACTCGTTTCGGATTTGTACCGAGCAAGACTACTGCGGAAATGCGTGAAGAACTTGGCGACCCCGAGTTCGATTACGAAATCGCCTGTACGGAAGTTTGCGGACGCGGCCACTTCTCAATGAAAATCCTCGTGGTGGTTGAAGAGCCTGAGGAATACGAGAAGTGGAAGGCGGAGCAAAAAAGCTGGCTTTCGAAAAACCCGGACTACGTAACTCGCGTACCGGCGGAGCTTCGCGATAAGCTTTCGGGCCTTTAA